A DNA window from Daucus carota subsp. sativus chromosome 3, DH1 v3.0, whole genome shotgun sequence contains the following coding sequences:
- the LOC108213526 gene encoding disease resistance protein At4g27190 produces the protein MINVSNIVERISDAAVDGVFRGLRYMFLYKSYVNDLSSEIEKVDIELHEVSARAEVERNNGKIIKDHVLRWLDNVIEIQESSKEFLNRTSRRPNPDFVSRFRIGREAVKKTKILVALGYSGKEILARDIAYLPPVTNIPQLDTSLLNIRSREYEKVWQGLTTEGSPLIHGIYGMAGVGKTRMAEQICKEAHEKKIFDKVVMIVAVGNFDDIQWRIARHLGLNFNPQDSVETRASQLKNSLTEVSKILIILDDVWSEIPLDAIGISFGDHEGSKILLTSRDEYVCLQNNCQHPVEIGTLECNEAWNMFRDIVGIGTLDSLRDKSLAKDVCTKCAGLPLFIQLLGTALKFRPQVRWVDALNILKKDDGIEWNIDNVWEVLFDNLVEDAAPCLFLCSLYPEGDDIPIRSLIQLAAGSQLVHSGRSRVSALVDILKSSSLLFDGKDDEHVILSATLRKVARSMAETDPKHAFLFATCGSRLPDRDDYNTRKLIHLDLEKNDFQFPENLVCPALHTLSLRSIGVAEPNLFPEGQKFSSGMCVNLRFLVLVNFSWQEQIPFKPLGKLESLFLDRCDLSSFLETGVSYFPRSLRTLGIRDCLLPKPLDLSNLRYLTKLEILCEVEFAPNTISGLPSLKELHVPEGFEIQHGVRQSISSFCTPIKKI, from the exons ATGATTAATGTATCCAACATTGTGGAAAGAATATCCGATGCTGCAGTTGACGGAGTGTTTCGTGGGTTACGTTATATGTTCCTTTACAAGAGTTATGTTAATGATCTCAGTTCTGAAATTGAGAAAGTTGACATCGAGCTGCACGAGGTGTCCGCAAGAGCTGAGGTAGAAAGAAATAACGGTAAGATAATTAAAGATCATGTATTGAGGTGGCTGGATAATGTAATAGAAATCCAAGAGAGTAGCAAGGAGTTTCTGAATAGAACTTCACGGAGGCCGAACCCAGATTTCGTCTCCCGTTTTCGAATTGGAAGGGAGGCCGTAAAGAAGACCAAGATCTTGGTTGCACTGGGTTATTCCGGAAAGGAGATCCTGGCTCGGGATATTGCATATCTTCCGCCAGTTACTAATATACCTCAACTCGATACTTCATTGTTGAATATTCGATCCAGGGAATATGAGAAGGTCTGGCAAGGGCTAACAACGGAGGGTAGTCCTTTGATCCATGGCATCTATGGGATGGCAGGAGTTGGCAAAACTCGAATGGCGGAACAAATTTGTAAAGAAGCCCATGAGAAGAAGATCTTTGATAAGGTCGTCATGATTGTGGCTGTTGGAAATTTTGATGACATACAATGGCGTATTGCCCGGCATCTAGGTTTGAATTTTAACCCCCAAGATAGCGTGGAGACCAGAGCTTCTCAGCTGAAAAATAGTTTGACGGAAGTCAGTAAAATCCTCATCATATTAGATGATGTATGGAGCGAGATTCCTTTAGATGCTATTGGAATTTCATTTGGAGATCATGAGGGTTCTAAGATCCTCTTGACATCGCGAGACGAATATGTTTGTCTGCAAAACAATTGCCAGCATCCTGTCGAGATTGGGACCTTGGAGTGTAATGAAGCGTGGAATATGTTCAGAGACATCGTTGGTATAGGTACACTTGACTCTCTGCGGGATAAATCCTTAGCAAAGGATGTCTGTACTAAATGTGCCGGTTTACCACTTTTTATTCAGCTTCTTGGTACTGCACTAAAGTTTCGGCCTCAAGTTAGATGGGTGGATGCACTGAATATACTTAAAAAAGATGATGGAATTGAATGGAATATTGACAATGTATGGGAAGTACTTTTTGATAATCTAGTGGAAGATGCAGCGCCATGTCTGTTTCTGTGTTCTCTATATCCTGAAGGCGATGACATTCCGATCAGGTCTCTGATCCAGTTAGCAGCAGGCTCCCAGCTTGTACACAGTGGAAGATCAAGGGTGAGTGCTCTGGTCGATATTCTCAAGTCATCCTCATTGTTGTTTGATGGTAAGGATGATGAACATGTCATACTAAGTGCCACCTTAAGAAAAGTAGCTAGATCCATGGCAGAGACAGATCCAAAACatgcatttttatttgcaacatGCGGTTCGAGGTTGCCTGATAGAGATGATTATAATACTCGAAAATTAATACATTTAGATCTGGagaaaaatgattttcaattcCCTGAAAATCTGGTGTGTCCTGCCCTGCATACTTTGTCCCTCAGATCAATAGGAGTAGCTGAGCCAAATTTATTCCCCGAG GGGCAAAAGTTCTCAAGTGGCATGTGTGTGAATCTCAGATTTCTGGTGCTGGTGAATTTTTCTTGGCAGGAGCAGATCCCTTTTAAACCCTTGGGTAAACTTGAGTCTCTTTTCTTAGATCGTTGCGACTTATCTTCCTTTCTGGAGACGGGTGTTAGTTATTTTCCACGAAGCCTGAGAACTCTTGGCATCAGGGATTGTCTTCTCCCAAAGCCTCTTGATTTATCCAACCTAAGATATCTTACCAAGCTAGAAATCCTTTGTGAAGTGGAATTTGCGCCAAATACCATATCGGGGCTACCCAGTTTGAAAGAACTGCATGTACCGGAGGGATTCGAAATTCAGCACGGTGTAAGACAGAGTATTTCATCCTTCTGCACAcctattaagaaaatttaa
- the LOC108210680 gene encoding uncharacterized protein LOC108210680 isoform X4 yields the protein MWRALPHRSTMPELGFQHHSNSASSGLSGARDVSPDSVIFSAESSFFSSASCSVERCSFASESSQHLAVHECGESSSSGPDLHPNESTVNKNSLKSREVDKSKVERKDTKVETDDENQVLDSARSSFSQALKDCQVRRSKFEALLKKSDRRTPTSLDLNNTLTNVTSSSPRIGVIKKSPAVTRPTGTLPSPGAPNFSQTSTVMQKGWSSERVALPTSTNRRHVNNVLLPYNNVRTLPSKWEDAERWIFSPVSGDSSSRPSFTQPHRRPKAKSGPLGPPRTAYYSMYSPAVHMFDGGIVENFMVASPFTPGVIAADSLSVQRDIGYRGNETFYDRMEPCIGRSVSLHGCSGTLCQSPLRSSDDRKHDTAEDEGKNISGDVSKRDMATQMSPEKSPHSSLKERHSFASSTSGVLPIVEWQDSHFPKHVRDVQVDERVTMSQWCKNSKFHTTGEGSGHCDDWKKKALEIQSTNWEVSDTASNNSIKREEARIAAWENLQKAKAEAAIRKLEMKLEKKRSSSMEKIMKKFKAAEKKARKMRSSDVVSSAQQASTTSHKLISFRRTRQISSLSGCFTCHAL from the exons ATGTGGCGAGCATTACCACACAGATCAACAATGCCGGAGCTAGGGTTTCAACATCACAGCAACTCGGCGAGCTCGGGACTCAGTGGAGCTCGCGATGTGAGTCCTGACTCGGTCATTTTCAGTGCCGAGTCAAGTTTCTTCTCCTCCGCTTCTTGTAGCGTTGAACGCTGCTCGTTCGCTTCCGAATCGTctcag CATCTGGCTGTACATGAATGTGGCGAGAGTTCGTCTAGTGGTCCAGATTTACATCCAAATGAATCTACGGTTAATAAGAATAGTCTCAAGTCCAGAGAAGTCGATAAAAGTAAAG TTGAAAGAAAAGACACAAAGGTAGAAACCGATGATGAAAATCAAGTACTAGATTCAGCACGAAGCTCCTTCTCTCAAGCACTAAAAG ACTGTCAAGTTCGAAGGTCCAAATTTGAGGCTTTGTTAAAGAAATCAGACAGGCGAACACCTACTTCGCTGGATCTGAACAATACCTTGACAAATGTCACAAGCTCTTCCCCGCGAATCGGAGTCATTAAAAAAAGTCCTGCTGTGACCCGACCAACTGGTACACTTCCTAGTCCCGGGGCACCCAATTTTAGTCAGACAAGCACTGTAATGCAGAAAGGATGGAGTTCAGAACGTGTAGCTTTGCCTACAAGCACGAACAGGAGACACGTTAATAATGTCTTGCTGCCATATAATAATGTAAGGACATTGCCTTCCAAATGGGAAGATGCTGAGAGGTGGATCTTTAGTCCAGTTTCAGGAGATAGCTCATCACGGCCTTCGTTTACGCAGCCACATAGACGGCCCAAAGCAAAGAGTGGACCTTTGGGTCCTCCTAGAACTGCATACTACTCAATGTACTCTCCAGCTGTGCACATGTTTGATGGAGGGATAGTTGAAAATTTTATGGTGGCTTCTCCATTCACACCTGGAGTGATTGCTGCCGATAGTTTGTCGGTTCAACGTGACATAGGGTATAGAGGGAATGAAACCTTCTATGATCGTATGGAACCCTGTATAGGAAGATCAGTCAGTCTACATGGTTGCTCCGGAACACTATGTCAATCACCATTGCGAAGCTCTGACG ATAGGAAACATGACACTGCTGAAGATGAGGGCAAGAACATTTCAGGGGATGTTTCAAAAAGGGATATGGCAACTCAGATGAGCCCCGAGAAAAGTCCACACTCATCTCTCAAAGAAAGGCACTCTTTTGCTTCGTCAACTAGCGGTGTGTTACCCATTGTGGAGTGGCAGGATTCCCATTTCCCTAAACACGTCAGGGATGTGCAGGTTGATGAAAGAGTCACCATGAGTCAGTGGTGCAAGAACAGTAAATTTCACACTACTGGAGAAGGCTCAGGACATTGTGATGACTGGAAAAAGAAAGCTTTAGAAATCCAGTCCACAAATTGGGAAGTTTCAGATACTGCAAGCAACAATTCCAT TAAGAGAGAGGAAGCCAGAATTGCTGCCTGGGAGAACCTGCAGAAGGCAAAAGCGGAGGCAGCAATACGGAAACTGGAG ATGAAACTAGAAAAGAAGAGATCATCATCTATGGAGAAGATTATGAAAAAGTTCAAAGCAGCTGAGAAGAAAGCCCGGAAAATGAGGAGCTCTGATGTAGTCAGTTCAGCCCAGCAAGCTTCCACAACTTCCCATAAGCTTATATCTTTCCGCAGGACTCGCCAGATTAGTTCTTTAAGTGGCTGCTTCACCTGCCATGCACTATAG
- the LOC108210680 gene encoding uncharacterized protein LOC108210680 isoform X3 — MWRALPHRSTMPELGFQHHSNSASSGLSGARDVSPDSVIFSAESSFFSSASCSVERCSFASESSQQHLAVHECGESSSSGPDLHPNESTVNKNSLKSREVDKSKVERKDTKVETDDENQVLDSARSSFSQALKDCQVRRSKFEALLKKSDRRTPTSLDLNNTLTNVTSSSPRIGVIKKSPAVTRPTGTLPSPGAPNFSQTSTVMQKGWSSERVALPTSTNRRHVNNVLLPYNNVRTLPSKWEDAERWIFSPVSGDSSSRPSFTQPHRRPKAKSGPLGPPRTAYYSMYSPAVHMFDGGIVENFMVASPFTPGVIAADSLSVQRDIGYRGNETFYDRMEPCIGRSVSLHGCSGTLCQSPLRSSDDRKHDTAEDEGKNISGDVSKRDMATQMSPEKSPHSSLKERHSFASSTSGVLPIVEWQDSHFPKHVRDVQVDERVTMSQWCKNSKFHTTGEGSGHCDDWKKKALEIQSTNWEVSDTASNNSIKREEARIAAWENLQKAKAEAAIRKLEMKLEKKRSSSMEKIMKKFKAAEKKARKMRSSDVVSSAQQASTTSHKLISFRRTRQISSLSGCFTCHAL, encoded by the exons ATGTGGCGAGCATTACCACACAGATCAACAATGCCGGAGCTAGGGTTTCAACATCACAGCAACTCGGCGAGCTCGGGACTCAGTGGAGCTCGCGATGTGAGTCCTGACTCGGTCATTTTCAGTGCCGAGTCAAGTTTCTTCTCCTCCGCTTCTTGTAGCGTTGAACGCTGCTCGTTCGCTTCCGAATCGTctcag CAGCATCTGGCTGTACATGAATGTGGCGAGAGTTCGTCTAGTGGTCCAGATTTACATCCAAATGAATCTACGGTTAATAAGAATAGTCTCAAGTCCAGAGAAGTCGATAAAAGTAAAG TTGAAAGAAAAGACACAAAGGTAGAAACCGATGATGAAAATCAAGTACTAGATTCAGCACGAAGCTCCTTCTCTCAAGCACTAAAAG ACTGTCAAGTTCGAAGGTCCAAATTTGAGGCTTTGTTAAAGAAATCAGACAGGCGAACACCTACTTCGCTGGATCTGAACAATACCTTGACAAATGTCACAAGCTCTTCCCCGCGAATCGGAGTCATTAAAAAAAGTCCTGCTGTGACCCGACCAACTGGTACACTTCCTAGTCCCGGGGCACCCAATTTTAGTCAGACAAGCACTGTAATGCAGAAAGGATGGAGTTCAGAACGTGTAGCTTTGCCTACAAGCACGAACAGGAGACACGTTAATAATGTCTTGCTGCCATATAATAATGTAAGGACATTGCCTTCCAAATGGGAAGATGCTGAGAGGTGGATCTTTAGTCCAGTTTCAGGAGATAGCTCATCACGGCCTTCGTTTACGCAGCCACATAGACGGCCCAAAGCAAAGAGTGGACCTTTGGGTCCTCCTAGAACTGCATACTACTCAATGTACTCTCCAGCTGTGCACATGTTTGATGGAGGGATAGTTGAAAATTTTATGGTGGCTTCTCCATTCACACCTGGAGTGATTGCTGCCGATAGTTTGTCGGTTCAACGTGACATAGGGTATAGAGGGAATGAAACCTTCTATGATCGTATGGAACCCTGTATAGGAAGATCAGTCAGTCTACATGGTTGCTCCGGAACACTATGTCAATCACCATTGCGAAGCTCTGACG ATAGGAAACATGACACTGCTGAAGATGAGGGCAAGAACATTTCAGGGGATGTTTCAAAAAGGGATATGGCAACTCAGATGAGCCCCGAGAAAAGTCCACACTCATCTCTCAAAGAAAGGCACTCTTTTGCTTCGTCAACTAGCGGTGTGTTACCCATTGTGGAGTGGCAGGATTCCCATTTCCCTAAACACGTCAGGGATGTGCAGGTTGATGAAAGAGTCACCATGAGTCAGTGGTGCAAGAACAGTAAATTTCACACTACTGGAGAAGGCTCAGGACATTGTGATGACTGGAAAAAGAAAGCTTTAGAAATCCAGTCCACAAATTGGGAAGTTTCAGATACTGCAAGCAACAATTCCAT TAAGAGAGAGGAAGCCAGAATTGCTGCCTGGGAGAACCTGCAGAAGGCAAAAGCGGAGGCAGCAATACGGAAACTGGAG ATGAAACTAGAAAAGAAGAGATCATCATCTATGGAGAAGATTATGAAAAAGTTCAAAGCAGCTGAGAAGAAAGCCCGGAAAATGAGGAGCTCTGATGTAGTCAGTTCAGCCCAGCAAGCTTCCACAACTTCCCATAAGCTTATATCTTTCCGCAGGACTCGCCAGATTAGTTCTTTAAGTGGCTGCTTCACCTGCCATGCACTATAG
- the LOC108210680 gene encoding uncharacterized protein LOC108210680 isoform X1: protein MWRALPHRSTMPELGFQHHSNSASSGLSGARDVSPDSVIFSAESSFFSSASCSVERCSFASESSQQHLAVHECGESSSSGPDLHPNESTVNKNSLKSREVDKSKVERKDTKVETDDENQVLDSARSSFSQALKDCQVRRSKFEALLKKSDRRTPTSLDLNNTLTNVTSSSPRIGVIKKSPAVTRPTGTLPSPGAPNFSQTSTVMQKGWSSERVALPTSTNRRHVNNVLLPYNNVRTLPSKWEDAERWIFSPVSGDSSSRPSFTQPHRRPKAKSGPLGPPRTAYYSMYSPAVHMFDGGIVENFMVASPFTPGVIAADSLSVQRDIGYRGNETFYDRMEPCIGRSVSLHGCSGTLCQSPLRSSDDRKHDTAEDEGKNISGDVSKRDMATQMSPEKSPHSSLKERHSFASSTSGVLPIVEWQDSHFPKHVRDVQVDERVTMSQWCKNSKFHTTGEGSGHCDDWKKKALEIQSTNWEVSDTASNNSISKREEARIAAWENLQKAKAEAAIRKLEMKLEKKRSSSMEKIMKKFKAAEKKARKMRSSDVVSSAQQASTTSHKLISFRRTRQISSLSGCFTCHAL from the exons ATGTGGCGAGCATTACCACACAGATCAACAATGCCGGAGCTAGGGTTTCAACATCACAGCAACTCGGCGAGCTCGGGACTCAGTGGAGCTCGCGATGTGAGTCCTGACTCGGTCATTTTCAGTGCCGAGTCAAGTTTCTTCTCCTCCGCTTCTTGTAGCGTTGAACGCTGCTCGTTCGCTTCCGAATCGTctcag CAGCATCTGGCTGTACATGAATGTGGCGAGAGTTCGTCTAGTGGTCCAGATTTACATCCAAATGAATCTACGGTTAATAAGAATAGTCTCAAGTCCAGAGAAGTCGATAAAAGTAAAG TTGAAAGAAAAGACACAAAGGTAGAAACCGATGATGAAAATCAAGTACTAGATTCAGCACGAAGCTCCTTCTCTCAAGCACTAAAAG ACTGTCAAGTTCGAAGGTCCAAATTTGAGGCTTTGTTAAAGAAATCAGACAGGCGAACACCTACTTCGCTGGATCTGAACAATACCTTGACAAATGTCACAAGCTCTTCCCCGCGAATCGGAGTCATTAAAAAAAGTCCTGCTGTGACCCGACCAACTGGTACACTTCCTAGTCCCGGGGCACCCAATTTTAGTCAGACAAGCACTGTAATGCAGAAAGGATGGAGTTCAGAACGTGTAGCTTTGCCTACAAGCACGAACAGGAGACACGTTAATAATGTCTTGCTGCCATATAATAATGTAAGGACATTGCCTTCCAAATGGGAAGATGCTGAGAGGTGGATCTTTAGTCCAGTTTCAGGAGATAGCTCATCACGGCCTTCGTTTACGCAGCCACATAGACGGCCCAAAGCAAAGAGTGGACCTTTGGGTCCTCCTAGAACTGCATACTACTCAATGTACTCTCCAGCTGTGCACATGTTTGATGGAGGGATAGTTGAAAATTTTATGGTGGCTTCTCCATTCACACCTGGAGTGATTGCTGCCGATAGTTTGTCGGTTCAACGTGACATAGGGTATAGAGGGAATGAAACCTTCTATGATCGTATGGAACCCTGTATAGGAAGATCAGTCAGTCTACATGGTTGCTCCGGAACACTATGTCAATCACCATTGCGAAGCTCTGACG ATAGGAAACATGACACTGCTGAAGATGAGGGCAAGAACATTTCAGGGGATGTTTCAAAAAGGGATATGGCAACTCAGATGAGCCCCGAGAAAAGTCCACACTCATCTCTCAAAGAAAGGCACTCTTTTGCTTCGTCAACTAGCGGTGTGTTACCCATTGTGGAGTGGCAGGATTCCCATTTCCCTAAACACGTCAGGGATGTGCAGGTTGATGAAAGAGTCACCATGAGTCAGTGGTGCAAGAACAGTAAATTTCACACTACTGGAGAAGGCTCAGGACATTGTGATGACTGGAAAAAGAAAGCTTTAGAAATCCAGTCCACAAATTGGGAAGTTTCAGATACTGCAAGCAACAATTCCAT TAGTAAGAGAGAGGAAGCCAGAATTGCTGCCTGGGAGAACCTGCAGAAGGCAAAAGCGGAGGCAGCAATACGGAAACTGGAG ATGAAACTAGAAAAGAAGAGATCATCATCTATGGAGAAGATTATGAAAAAGTTCAAAGCAGCTGAGAAGAAAGCCCGGAAAATGAGGAGCTCTGATGTAGTCAGTTCAGCCCAGCAAGCTTCCACAACTTCCCATAAGCTTATATCTTTCCGCAGGACTCGCCAGATTAGTTCTTTAAGTGGCTGCTTCACCTGCCATGCACTATAG
- the LOC108210680 gene encoding uncharacterized protein LOC108210680 isoform X2: MWRALPHRSTMPELGFQHHSNSASSGLSGARDVSPDSVIFSAESSFFSSASCSVERCSFASESSQHLAVHECGESSSSGPDLHPNESTVNKNSLKSREVDKSKVERKDTKVETDDENQVLDSARSSFSQALKDCQVRRSKFEALLKKSDRRTPTSLDLNNTLTNVTSSSPRIGVIKKSPAVTRPTGTLPSPGAPNFSQTSTVMQKGWSSERVALPTSTNRRHVNNVLLPYNNVRTLPSKWEDAERWIFSPVSGDSSSRPSFTQPHRRPKAKSGPLGPPRTAYYSMYSPAVHMFDGGIVENFMVASPFTPGVIAADSLSVQRDIGYRGNETFYDRMEPCIGRSVSLHGCSGTLCQSPLRSSDDRKHDTAEDEGKNISGDVSKRDMATQMSPEKSPHSSLKERHSFASSTSGVLPIVEWQDSHFPKHVRDVQVDERVTMSQWCKNSKFHTTGEGSGHCDDWKKKALEIQSTNWEVSDTASNNSISKREEARIAAWENLQKAKAEAAIRKLEMKLEKKRSSSMEKIMKKFKAAEKKARKMRSSDVVSSAQQASTTSHKLISFRRTRQISSLSGCFTCHAL, from the exons ATGTGGCGAGCATTACCACACAGATCAACAATGCCGGAGCTAGGGTTTCAACATCACAGCAACTCGGCGAGCTCGGGACTCAGTGGAGCTCGCGATGTGAGTCCTGACTCGGTCATTTTCAGTGCCGAGTCAAGTTTCTTCTCCTCCGCTTCTTGTAGCGTTGAACGCTGCTCGTTCGCTTCCGAATCGTctcag CATCTGGCTGTACATGAATGTGGCGAGAGTTCGTCTAGTGGTCCAGATTTACATCCAAATGAATCTACGGTTAATAAGAATAGTCTCAAGTCCAGAGAAGTCGATAAAAGTAAAG TTGAAAGAAAAGACACAAAGGTAGAAACCGATGATGAAAATCAAGTACTAGATTCAGCACGAAGCTCCTTCTCTCAAGCACTAAAAG ACTGTCAAGTTCGAAGGTCCAAATTTGAGGCTTTGTTAAAGAAATCAGACAGGCGAACACCTACTTCGCTGGATCTGAACAATACCTTGACAAATGTCACAAGCTCTTCCCCGCGAATCGGAGTCATTAAAAAAAGTCCTGCTGTGACCCGACCAACTGGTACACTTCCTAGTCCCGGGGCACCCAATTTTAGTCAGACAAGCACTGTAATGCAGAAAGGATGGAGTTCAGAACGTGTAGCTTTGCCTACAAGCACGAACAGGAGACACGTTAATAATGTCTTGCTGCCATATAATAATGTAAGGACATTGCCTTCCAAATGGGAAGATGCTGAGAGGTGGATCTTTAGTCCAGTTTCAGGAGATAGCTCATCACGGCCTTCGTTTACGCAGCCACATAGACGGCCCAAAGCAAAGAGTGGACCTTTGGGTCCTCCTAGAACTGCATACTACTCAATGTACTCTCCAGCTGTGCACATGTTTGATGGAGGGATAGTTGAAAATTTTATGGTGGCTTCTCCATTCACACCTGGAGTGATTGCTGCCGATAGTTTGTCGGTTCAACGTGACATAGGGTATAGAGGGAATGAAACCTTCTATGATCGTATGGAACCCTGTATAGGAAGATCAGTCAGTCTACATGGTTGCTCCGGAACACTATGTCAATCACCATTGCGAAGCTCTGACG ATAGGAAACATGACACTGCTGAAGATGAGGGCAAGAACATTTCAGGGGATGTTTCAAAAAGGGATATGGCAACTCAGATGAGCCCCGAGAAAAGTCCACACTCATCTCTCAAAGAAAGGCACTCTTTTGCTTCGTCAACTAGCGGTGTGTTACCCATTGTGGAGTGGCAGGATTCCCATTTCCCTAAACACGTCAGGGATGTGCAGGTTGATGAAAGAGTCACCATGAGTCAGTGGTGCAAGAACAGTAAATTTCACACTACTGGAGAAGGCTCAGGACATTGTGATGACTGGAAAAAGAAAGCTTTAGAAATCCAGTCCACAAATTGGGAAGTTTCAGATACTGCAAGCAACAATTCCAT TAGTAAGAGAGAGGAAGCCAGAATTGCTGCCTGGGAGAACCTGCAGAAGGCAAAAGCGGAGGCAGCAATACGGAAACTGGAG ATGAAACTAGAAAAGAAGAGATCATCATCTATGGAGAAGATTATGAAAAAGTTCAAAGCAGCTGAGAAGAAAGCCCGGAAAATGAGGAGCTCTGATGTAGTCAGTTCAGCCCAGCAAGCTTCCACAACTTCCCATAAGCTTATATCTTTCCGCAGGACTCGCCAGATTAGTTCTTTAAGTGGCTGCTTCACCTGCCATGCACTATAG